The Tamandua tetradactyla isolate mTamTet1 chromosome 23, mTamTet1.pri, whole genome shotgun sequence genomic interval CTCCTTTTAGAAGAATTTAGCAAAAGCTTTTGAATCTGGCAGTCTTTGATTGGAATCCCAGCATTGCCACCTATAAACAACGTGACCCTGATGACTTCACTTCTCTGAATCTTTGAGCTCATTTTAAGGCTCAAATGAGATCTACATATCCAACAACAGGACCTGACACATTGGTGGGCACTTAAAGAAGGTAGTGTTAGTAGTGGAAATAAAGGTAAGCAGGTGGGAGCTATGCCAGGGCAGGTGGTGTGCTGCAAGTGACAGGCAACCTGGGCCTTGTTACCAGATCATGCTGGGACCCCACTGGCACTCAGGTACAGTTTTGCAGAAAGCAGGGACCTTCCTGGGCTTCAGGTTTTGACCCAGGGTCTGTGGAAGGGCTGGCATAAACTGGGCCCCTGAATTCCCCTTCAGCCCCTTTCCAGCTTTGTGACCTTGATCCTGCCACTTTTTTCTCTAAGCCTTGGTTTCTTTATCTGTTAGATGAGGATGAAAAGAGCCTTCCCCTGTCTGTTGGAAAGGTCATTATAAGCAGTTGATGTGGAAGGATGCTCACCCCAAGATGCAGTACAGGTGGGAGAGCCCAGTCATTGTTAGGGCCTCTCTGACCACCACCAGTGTCTCCTCCAGTTTTCAGAAAGTCTGGGCAGACCTGCCTTGTTCCACTTTTATCATAGAGACACCCTGAAGGATGTAAGTGAATCATTCCATTCCCAGAGCTCGGAGAGAAGACTGGGCAGAAAGAGTGAGGCTGGGCAAGTACCCAGGGCCCAAACACATGAGAACAGCTTGAGAAAGGAGTCAGACTCTGGAGCCAGGccacccaggttcaaatcccacctGTCTGCTGCCAACCCAGAAACCCCTGtgcttcagttttttcatctgtaccTTGGGAATCATTACAGTATCCGCCTTTGAAGGGGGTGGTTTGCCTTAGATGATCCACACAAAGCCAGACAACCCTGGCACGGGGGGCAAGCATGAGTGTTCACCATTGCTCTTATCACCAGggacaaaatttgaaaataatggcACTACTTAAATTGGGTGTCCGTAATTTATACAGTGATTGTACCTTGAACTCATTCAAGTCGGAGTAGACTGCACTGCAGGGAAAAAGCAGAGAATAAAGTCTTCACTGCCTCTAACTAAATGTTGAATAAGTATTCATCGCACCTCATTTTGAAGGTGCATCTGATGATTGGCCTGTCTGGGGCACCCACTTATCTCTTCAGGCAGTCTGGGAGAAGGGCTTTAGTCCATAGAACTCAGCCTCAGACACAGTCTCAGGTGGTCCTCCCTGCTCTGTCTCGAGAGGACAGGGGGACCTGTTTTCCAGGTGTGAGTACTGGACATGTGAAAGCGAGAAGAGGGAATCCAGGCTAGAAAAGTCATAGGCTCCTTGGAAGGGTTTTGAGTGCGGATTTGGAGATTGGACTTTGTCCTGTTGGCAGCCAGAACCAATGGAAGGGGGGCAAGCAGTGGAGGGCTgctgccagcctctcctggggaaataGCAAACCTTACTCCTGCCCCCAGAGGTTCAGGGACCCCTCatatcctcccctcccccccccagaAAAGGTCAGGCATTGGGCTGGGCTGACCTGGCTGAGGTGACCCTGATCTTCTGTCTCCAGAGAGATCTTGGTGGAGGAGAGCAACGTGCAGAGGGTGGACTCGCCGGTCACAGTGAGTTACCACTCTGGGTACTTGGTCTCTTAGCACAGGGGCATTTCCCTTAGTTGTGGGCACCCTGGGTCCACGCCTGTTTGCTGGGAACCCAGAAAGCTCTTGGATCTGTCCTCTCCCCCATCATTAAGGAAGCCCTGCTATAGGAAGTGGCTATTGTAGGAAGAGTTTTTGATCTGGTGGGGGAATATTCTTGGGCAGAGCAGAAGGACTACTAATCTGGTGAGTGGTTCTACATCACATATTTCTGTGGCTGTCTTGTTAGAAACTTTGGGATCTTTCGAGGGGAGTAGGAAGAGGAGGGGACCAGCTCCTCCAGGAGCTTCAGGTCCAGCTAGAGAATCTTGGCTCTAGCTCTTGCCCATAATAGTTGGCACTCAGGGTGGGATGGCAGGTGATTCTAAACCAGGCTCATTTGGCGTAGGAGAAATTTTTGGTCCTGAGAAGTCAAGGCTTAGCCAAGAATGGCAATCTAAAGTGGATGCTTTGAAGGGTTGCCCCTGTAAGCTGCGTGAATTCTGACCCACCTTTCCACTTCCAGGTATGTGGTGACATCCATGGACAATTCTATGACCTCAAGGAGCTGTTCAGAGTGAGTATGGGGGAAAGGTGACCTGGGGGATGACTGGAAGACCCCTTTAATTGGGAGTGGAAGACTTTAATTTGGTGAATGGAGTAGGGGCAAAGCCTCCAGTCAGAAATGGCCGTCAGCAGTGGATGGGGAGAGCTTGGCACCAAGAAGAGTCTCTCTTTTCCCCAGGTGGGTGGCGACGTCCCTGAGACTAACTACCTCTTCATGGGGGACTTTGTGGACCGTGGTTTCTACAGTGTCGAAACATTTCTCTTGTTACTGGCACTTAAGGTAGGACACCCTGGTTTCTGGACCCCAACCATGGACCTCCTCAGGCCTGACCTGTCTGCATCCTTTCTGCCTTCATCTCCCACTCTGACCACCTCAACTCTTCACTGTGCTGCCTAGATCTGCAGTGTGGCTAGCAAAATAGAGAAATGGATTCTCTTTGGATGGGGGCTGGTCAGAAAAACCTTCCTTAATTTAAGACATCTGATTGGGCCTCTGGAAGATGAGGTTAACAGCAGCGGTATCCTAGTGGAGGAAATAGAGGTACAACATATTCAGAAAATGGCGAGTCGTTGAGTATGGCTGCATGTGGATATGGTGACCAGGGCTGGGGAGAGGAATTGTAAGGAGCCAGATGACAAAGGGCCTAGACCGGCTTGCTGAGCCCTGGGTCTGCAAGTGTTAGGGGAAATAGGAGTCAGGAATTTTGTAGGTTGATGGGGATGAATCAGCTTGCATTCTTTGCAGGAGGGCCCAAAGTCAGGGAGGGAGATGCAGCACAATTCAACAAGAGATGCTTTATGAGTGGCCCAGGGAAAGAGCCAGGCTGGCGGAGGGAGGAAGGTTTCCAGGCCTTGGCCGCAGCCCTCTGCCATGATTATGCCCCAGGTTCGCTATCCTGACCGCATCACCCTGATCCGGGGCAACCATGAGAGCCGCCAGATCACCCAAGTCTATGGCTTCTACGATGAGTGCCTGCGCAAGTACGGCTCTGTGACCGTGTGGCGCTACTGCACTGAGATCTTCGACTACCTCAGCCTGTCGGCCATCATCGACGGCAAGGTGGGCCGAGTACTTCCTGGGTGGAGGTGTTGGTGGAGGCCCTGGGGCTCAGCCCCCACTCCCTCCCTTCTTGCTCTCCCCTATAGATCTTCTGTGTGCACGGGGGCCTCTCCCCCTCCATCCAGACCCTGGATCAGATCCGGACTATTGATCGGAAGCAAGAAGTGCCTCACGACGGGCCCATGTGTGACCTGCTGTGGTCTGACCCCGAAGGTGAGGGGGCAGGGACAGAGGTTTTGCTCTTAGTTTGGTGAGAGCCTGAGAGGGCACAGTGGATAAAGCAAGAGCCTCAAAGAGGCAGTCAGACCAAGTGAGTTGGGGGCAGAACTGGAGCAGGGCTGGTCTCCACGGGCTCCTATCCTCGACCAGCCGTCTGGCAGTAGAGCTCCCTGGAGCCTGAGTAGCTGGAGGTTTTGTACTCCAAGAATGTGTTGGGGCCTGCCTATCGTGGCTCAGAAGGTTGTTTAGGACCTCAGACTTCTCAGCAGCGATCAAACTCCAGACTGACTCCTTGAGGACCCCTTGTTTTGTCAGGTTCCCTAGATAGTGTGGAGCAAAGCGGGATTTAAAGCTGGGGTACTACTAAAGCACACACAGCCTACACCCCATCACTCCTACCCCCGCTTGCCCTGGCAGGTGACCTCACCTCCCATTTGGTTCTTGTTCATTCCTGTCAGACGGGCATTGTAATTATGAGtgtctcctttcactctcccATACCTGCTTGGCCAGGAAATTATACCCTCACTAATTAGGAGGTGGCTACAACTCCTGGGGGATTCTTTCTCCTGTGGAGCTTACCTGTTCTGACATTTGCTGTCCTATTCCCTAGGATTACCCAAAACATACCCTTGCCCCACAGGCCTCTGGTGAATTGGGGGAGGGACAAAATAACAACCTTGGAGGGACCATGGGCAGCCAGAGAAGCCTTGAGGGTGCCCTCCCCCATGCTTGCCTTCATTTGCCTCAGACACAACAGGCTGGGGTGTGAGCCCCCGTGGGGCTGGCTACCTATTTGGCAGTGACGTGGTGGCCCAGTTCAATGCAGCCAACGATATTGACATGATCTGCCGCGCCCATCAGTTGGTGATGGAAGGTTACAAGTGGCACTTCAATGAGACCGTGCTCACTGTGTGGTCGGCTCCCAACTACTGCTACCGGTGAGCTGGCTGGGCCAGGAGGGCCAGGTGGGAGTGCGGGTCTGGGCTAACCCACTTCTTTAACACTGCTACCCTCCCGCTTCCAGCTGTGGGAATGTGGCAGCCATCTTAGAGCTGGACGAACACCTCCAGAAGGATTTCATCATCTTTGAGGCTGCTCCCCAGGAGACCCGGGGCATCCCCTCCAAGAAGCCCGTGGCCGACTACTTCCTGTGACCCATTCGGGCCCTGGCCCCCTCCAAGCCCTCTGGCCCCTGGACCACTGTGACTCTGCCCTCTCCGCCTAACAGAGGCTGGGCATTGGGAGGAGGGGTGTTGTGTCCCCAACTCTGCCCTTCCCTGGCTGAGAGGGTGCGTGAGGGTGAGGACTTGTTCTGGAGATGGTTGGAGCCTCAGCTCCAcactcctctcctttctccccactttAACCGTGAAGTTTccaataattttttgtttttctttttctccttttttttgtttgtttttagataaaaattttgaggaaaaaaatgaaaaaaaattctaataaaagaagaaaaatggtctCCGGATTTGTATCAGATTTGTCTGGGGACAAAGAGATGGTGACCTGGGGCCTAAGGTGGGCATTAGGGCCTTAACTGACCTGGACCCTAATATTGCCAGGAAGGCTCAGAGAGCCTCCAGGACCCCACCCAGTAGGGGGAACTGGTCCCCGAGGGCTTCCTGAGTGTTAGGTGGTGACCTGAGTTCACAGAGGCAAGTCTGATTTAATTCTCAAAGTAGATACTGAGAGATGAGAGATTCAGATTCCCCCATTTTCTTAAaacaggaaactgaggtccagacaGGTTGCTTTATGTGCACAAGGTCAAGCAGCTGGAAAGTGACAGGTCTAGATCAGGGCCTGAGTCTCCCCACAAAGCCTTTGTTCGCCCAGCCCTACCCAGAACCAAACACCATTAGCCCGACGTTTCCTGAGCACTGCTATCTTTGaagttttattaacaaaaatactCTGGTTGGTCCTGAAAACAGAATGGTGTGGCTTGCACTGGGACGAGGAGGTAGAACTGGCCCGAGCCTAGGGGTGAGGCCTAGGAGGTGAAGGTGCTGGTCTGGGGCCCCATTTGGCCAGGCAGAGCCTCCCTCCATTCACACCGAGGTGAGAGTCGGGAAGGGGAAGCTGGCCCCAGCTGGACTCCCAGCAGCCTGGCCTGGGCTTTGAAGCCAGAGGGGGGTGGGAGTGAAATCAAAGTGTGAAGGGGTTGTTGGGGGGAGGCTTAAGGCAGCCATTtggtgtgggggtggggccagTGCAAGTGAGGGGGCTAtagggctgggggaaggggaacTGATAAGTTTGTGAtgggagatggagaaagagaggcCTACCAATGGCTCAGTACATTGGTTTGGAGCCCACATCCAGATAACCTCCAGGGTAGGGTAGGGGGAAGTGGCCCCCTTGGAGAAAGTGTGGGGCGAAGGGTGCTGAGGGTGGAGCTGCTGGGTATCCTGAGCCCCCTGGGCCAGGCTGCAGCTCTAGGAAAGCGGTTGAGTAAGGGGCTGGGCGCCCAGAGTCTGGAGCTTCAGGGAAGCCGGGGGTCCTGAAGTGGAAAGAGAGGCATCAGGACAGAGTGAGGAACCCCTAACTGGGCACAGCCCAACCCTGTGCCCTTGTGCCACTCACCGGGCTGGAAGGTGACTAGGGGCCCCGTGGAAAGCGGCGGGATGCAGGAGGTAGGCCTCAGCACTGGGGCCACCACGTGgaggagctggggcaggggcagcttCCCGGGGTACTGGGACCTGCTCTGGGTGTGACTCACGAACGTCCCCCCCGAGTGTGGAGTCACAGGGACCGCCTGGGGCATCTGGGGAGACAGAAAAGACAGGTTGGGTTGGGGAGGGTCAGCACCTCAGGGTTGGAGCCATCATGATTGGGACTACTCACCTCCACTCCCATAGGCCTTTGTGGCTCCCGGCTCTGGGCCCCGCAGTTTCCTCTTCACACGGGCGTCTCGCTCCCTgggggatgatgatgatgatgatgatgatgatgataatgataacagCACTCACCAAGTGCCAGGCATTTCACCCACCCAGGGGCCCTATCAGGTAGATACCATTATTATACCCATTCTCCAGATAAACTGAAGGCCAGAAAATTAAATGACTAGAAAGTGGTAGAGCCAGGGTTCATCTCCAGCTTAAAACGTTTTAAGTGGTTTCCTATTGCATTTAGGATCAATCTAATTTCCTTTCCAACCCACAAGACCCTGCATGGACTGACCCCAGCTCATTCTGCCTCAATCCCTCTATTCCCTCCACACTAGCTGCCTTTCAGCCCCTCTTACTTGCCGTCCAACTTAGGGCCCCTGTGGAACCTTCTGTCCCCTCCTCACCTGCTTAAGTTATCCTTCTCGTCTCAGTTAAAGCATAATTTCCTCAAAGAAGCCCCTGCCCACCCAACCTCCGTTGGCACACACATCCTCCTTGATAACATTTATTGCAGTTATAATTTTCACTTGTAAGAGTGAGTGATCCTTTGGTTAAAGTCAGTCTTTCCCGACATACAGTAAGCCCCCTGAGGGCAGAGGCCCAGCTCTGAGGGAGCTGTACTCAGAATAGAAGCCAAAATGCTTACTAAGACTTTTACTGTCTGACACAGTCTGGCTCCCCAtcacctctctgacctcatctctcaCTTGCCCCCTTGTTCAGTCCACTCCAGTCACACTCTAGACACACTCCcacccacctcagggcctttgcatgtacTGCCCCCACTCCTTAGAATGATTTTCCCCAGATATCACTATGGTTTCCTCCCTTACCCCTACTTCAAGTCTTTTCTCAAATGTCCTCTTCTCAGCCTTTCTACTTTCTAGTACCTCATCCTAAATATTCCTAtcctttgctttatttctttcccctttaGAATGTATCCCTAACATGTTATGTAATATTTTACTTATTCCTCATTGATATCTGCTCTGCCCACTAGAGTGATCAGTTCAGTGAGGGCAGAGGATTTGCTTTGTTGACCAGTGTGTCCAGTCCCTAGAACCGAGCCTGGTACATAGTGGGCAGTTAATAAACATttgcctgaatgaatgaatgaacaatgccCACCTTTTACAGTTTCTGCCATTCTCACGGAAGCCCTTGGCAAAGGGGTTGGCTGCAATCTTCAGTTGTGTGATCTGGGAGCACACATCCAGAGTCAAAGCTCCTGCAGCCTGGGGAGGGTGCCACCACCCCCTCCAAGCAGGGCCACTCACCCGTGGGTTCTGGTAGGCTGTCACAGAGATGAATGTAGTTTCGGGGAAACGGAAGGAGGCGACGCCCCCCCAGTGCTGGCTGCAAAGCTGGGCAGCCCGCACCAGGTGTATGCGGGGCTGGTACTTGTGCATGGAGTGTAGAATCAGCTGGGAGGGGAGAAACAGGAATGACTCCCGGCCTGGACCCCCAGCCTCAGCCTCCTAGCCAGCCCCACCCCAATACCCCTCCCGAAGTCCCAGCCTGGGCCTCACGTGGCCGTGGGGGTCCAGCGTGCTATTGGTGAGCTTGACACGATGAAAAGACACAGGTTGCCGCATCCAGTGGGCACCGGTGGCGGGAGAGTCAGGGTGAATGTAGACACGGTCAGGTAGGCGGGGCTCGGCCTTGCCGCTGGGCTCCCAGTGCCGGCCCTGCCAGCGGTAGCGGGCCCCGTCCACTGGAACCACGTCCAGAAGAAACAGGTAGCGGGCCTCAGGGTCCAGACCGGTGACAGACACTCGGCAAGCAGGGAACATGCGCCTGGATTGGGAGGGGAAGGGATGGGAGAGGCCTGGAGCTACCCACTGGCCAGGCCAGGATCACACGGTGACATGCTTACCCAGTTCTGTCAGAGATACCTGGAGGGAGGTGGAATTAGAACTAAGAAGAACCTTAGAGCTGGTGGGTTGTCTGGTTCCATTAGTACAGCTAGGGAAACAGTCCAGAGAGGTGAGAAGATCTGACCAGCTCACATGGCAGCTTAGGAGCAGAGCCAGGTCCCTCAAACTCCCTTTGCAGAGGCAGAGTTGGCAAGCTTTTTCCTGAACTCTTGCCCAGAGACTATGCTCCCATTCTGGGCTCTTTACCTGATGTCCAGCACCAGAATCTGCAGCTGCTGGACAAACTGTCTTCAGAAAAAATACACCCTGTCTTCAGCAGGGCAGAGGACTCACAAGGTGAGGGCCAAGACCCCAAATCAGGGCACACATCGGCCCCATCCTTGCCTGCAGGGTGACCCCAAGCTGCATCATACCATGACCCCGGCCAAATTTCCCTGATGCTGGGCACTGGCTGGCCCTTGAGCCAGTCGTAGTCTGACTCCAGCCACAGAAGCACCCCTTACCGAGGCCACAGACTCACCTATAATGCAGCCAGAAGATTTCCTGACCTTGCCCCAGAATGACCTATGGCTCTTGCCACGGAATGACTCCTGATCCAGCCAGAATAACCCCTGACCCCAGCCACCATCAGACTCCGACCTGAAGCAGAGCACTACTCCACCCACCTCAGTGCTCCCAAAGCTGGTCCCATAACCAGTGATCTGCCTACTGCctacacccccccaccccctcctcaagGAACAGGCTGTGCCCTCTGATCCTGGTCCAGCCTCTCACCTTCCGGCTTTGGTGATGATCATCTCCGTACCCACGGAGCTGAACTCCTTCCACAGCTCCCGGTTCTCCAGGCTCAGGCTGACCCCAGGGAGCAAGTGAAGGGCCTCTGGGGCTGGCGGGACTGGCTCAGTGCCCAGGGCTGAGGGCAGAGGTTGGGGCACGGCTAGGGTGCGGGGAGCAGCCTCAATTCCGGACAGGAAGCAGTCCAGTTTGGGAGTGTCCAGGTCTGGAGGTCGGGGAGAAGGAGGTCACAGCTGGGGGCCACAGTCCCTCCTCCCCCTCAATCCAGACCTCTACATAGGAGGCTGCCCCAGTGCTCACCAGGGTAGCGGTAGCCCTCAGCCAGGGCAGGCGGGAAGCTGGAGTCCACTCCGGGCTGGGGAGGCCCGAGGCGGTAGCCTGTCCCCAGCGAGGGGTACAACTCTCTTGGATGGTACATGGAGTAGCCCCGCCTGGCCTCAGGTCACACCGCCTAGAGTGCCCCTCTTGTGAAGAGATACCCCCTTTATAGCTTGCGGCTCAGCCCCTTCCAGACCCTGGATCACAGCCCCTCCCCTCTTTGGGGCCCtggaggtgggctggggtggAGACCCCTGGGGCCTCGAAGGGGTCCAAGAGGAGGCCGGATACCTGggcacccacccctcccccctccgCCCCTCGGCAGCTTCATTAGCCCCGACCCCCTGCCCCCTCATTACATAATTAACTCCTCGGCCTGATTGATCCCCGGGGCTCGGACAGGGACGCAGTTTGGCGCTTCCGGCCAGGTGGTCCCCGTTCCCACGGGGGGAGCCCCGGCTAGGTATAAGCTACTGAAGGGCGGGGCCTGGAGTCTAGGGACTGGCGCCCCAGACTTTTCGGGCAGGTGACCCTCCGACTCCCTTTTCTTAGAGGACAGAGCTGGAGGAAAGCACGACTGAAGGGGAAAAGCACGGCTGGAGAGACGCGGGGCACTGGGGACCTCGAGGAGTCCGTAATCGAGGCCCGAACTCTGGGGTTCTCCCTCGTTCCCATTCTGAAAAACCTCGGCCAAGGCTCGAAAGTTTGGCAGCACCCACAGTTCAACATACTCTCTGACGGCTCGCGCGCCTCGGTTTCCCAGAAGGCCCCACGCCGGGGACCCCTCGGAACTACACTTCCCAGGAGACCTAGCGCCGAAGCTCGGCTTGGAGGAAACCGACAGACCTTGCTGAGGCCGCGCGCTAGCCGCTGGAACTTGTAGTCCGGGCAAGAGGGGCGGTGAAATTGGCGGCGGGATGCTTCCCAGGGGAGCTGCCCCTAGGCGGCAGCAAAACGCTCAAGTCAGACGACGGGGCTTCTTCGAGGTCGGGGCCTCGGAAGCCAGAGTGGGTTCAAGAATCTTCACTGGCCCTGAAACTCGATCAGAGTTCCAGAGAAGATGGCTCCTCTCTTGGAAGGCCTCGCCTAATCCACACCCCGCAGGGGCTCAGAAAAAAGATCTGTCCCCTCTCCCGGATTCCACGTGAGCCTGCGGCTGTCTCCActtcattgttttattatttacaaaCATTACAGAACGAGGGGAGCAGACACGCGTGGGGTAAGAGGAACCCGGTGGGACAAGAAGTTCACAGGGCATCTGGTGCACTGGGGCCAAGAGAGCAGCACATGGGCCATATCTATAGGGCAGATGGGGCAAGAAGGGGTTAAAAACGAGATCCAAGCCAGCCAGATCGCAGGGAGAGGCAGGGGTGTTTTCCCCCTTCTGATCTCCCCCCAAGGTCACAGTGCatgcaataaaatatatgtacagGAGCTGGATCCTTCCTCGGCAGGGACCCTGAGGGTCCAGTGCTTCCTTTCCATAGAGGGAGGCCAGTGGCGCCATCCAGCGGCCAGGCCGGCCTGGAGCCACAGGCGTCAGCAACAGGGGTCAGTCCCAGCCATTGTCTTTGATCATGTGGTTCAGTTCAATGATGTACTTCCCCTCTTtgtacttctggctgctctcaaAGGCCTGCTCCTGAAAGGAAGGGAGGCTGGGTTAGTCCATTATCCCTGGAGCAAGAGCCTTACCACAAGGGACGGGTACTGGGGTAGGGGATAATACTGGCCCcactttaaagatgaggaaactgccaTTCAGAGAAGCCAAGTTACCTGCCCAGGGTCATTGAGCTAGTAAATGGCAGGTCCAGGTTCCTGCCTAAAAGAGGAAGGATCTTTTTCCTTCTGAACTGCTGAACCATGGGGCCTTTTTAGCACTTATTTTGGCTCtgacaaagaggaaatataagtgTCTAAAAGATTTCATAGGCTAGGGGTTGCAAACTGGTAGCCCAAAGGCCAATTGTGGCTGCATGTAATCTAATCCCCATAACAATCCTGACTGCCAAGCCGTGGTAGGCTTTATACTCAACTGCCAGGTAAGGAAATGAGACATAGGGTAGTGAAATCAGCAGTGGCAATGAGGGCAGCAGAAAAGGAGACCCATGGACCCAAACTCCATGTTTAACTGTAAGGTCTTGGGCAACTTTTCTGAATGACAATGTGATCTGGTAGTGAAGGGTTTGGAGTAAAAACAAACTAGGATTCTGGTCCCTGTTCTGTTACTTACCagtcatgtgaccttgggcaagtaacCTAACATCTCTGGGTCTCcgttttttcttctgtaaagtgGAGCTAATAATACTCTATAGGACTGTGGCATGTAATGattgaatgagataatatatCCCAAATACATAACATAGTGCATGGCacataagcattcaataaatggtaattcTGATtatatcctcatctgtaaaatggggatgctaGTGGCCTGTGAGGAAAGAGGAGAACATGATCAGATCAAAAGGCAGGTTGACTTGTGTGAGCCAGGCGTAGGCTCTTTTAAAGACCATCAGATGACTGGTTGTGAGGAGGAGGTAAGGTAAGATCAGGACAAGGGCTAGTCTGGGGTCATACGTCACTGACTCACATATTTCCAGCCCAAAGTGGTCTTGCAGTTCTCACAGTGGATGTCAGCGACAGCATGGAGGCCTGTCAGCAGCACCCGCTCCTCGGCTGGCCCGCAGCCCACATTCACCCTGCAGGAGCATTGGGGAGTTCCAGGGAGGGTCCTACCATTGCGAAGCCCCCTCTAGCCTGTATCCACTGTGCCTACTCTTAGCATCCAAGAGAAGGATGATCATAACTTCCTGCTGAACTAGGGAATTCTGGG includes:
- the PPP4C gene encoding serine/threonine-protein phosphatase 4 catalytic subunit isoform X2 is translated as MWKDAHPKMQYREILVEESNVQRVDSPVTVCGDIHGQFYDLKELFRVGGDVPETNYLFMGDFVDRGFYSVETFLLLLALKVRYPDRITLIRGNHESRQITQVYGFYDECLRKYGSVTVWRYCTEIFDYLSLSAIIDGKIFCVHGGLSPSIQTLDQIRTIDRKQEVPHDGPMCDLLWSDPEDTTGWGVSPRGAGYLFGSDVVAQFNAANDIDMICRAHQLVMEGYKWHFNETVLTVWSAPNYCYRCGNVAAILELDEHLQKDFIIFEAAPQETRGIPSKKPVADYFL
- the PPP4C gene encoding serine/threonine-protein phosphatase 4 catalytic subunit isoform X1, translating into MAEISDLDRQIEQLRRCELIKESEVKALCAKAREILVEESNVQRVDSPVTVCGDIHGQFYDLKELFRVGGDVPETNYLFMGDFVDRGFYSVETFLLLLALKVRYPDRITLIRGNHESRQITQVYGFYDECLRKYGSVTVWRYCTEIFDYLSLSAIIDGKIFCVHGGLSPSIQTLDQIRTIDRKQEVPHDGPMCDLLWSDPEDTTGWGVSPRGAGYLFGSDVVAQFNAANDIDMICRAHQLVMEGYKWHFNETVLTVWSAPNYCYRCGNVAAILELDEHLQKDFIIFEAAPQETRGIPSKKPVADYFL
- the PPP4C gene encoding serine/threonine-protein phosphatase 4 catalytic subunit isoform X3, which translates into the protein MGDFVDRGFYSVETFLLLLALKVRYPDRITLIRGNHESRQITQVYGFYDECLRKYGSVTVWRYCTEIFDYLSLSAIIDGKIFCVHGGLSPSIQTLDQIRTIDRKQEVPHDGPMCDLLWSDPEDTTGWGVSPRGAGYLFGSDVVAQFNAANDIDMICRAHQLVMEGYKWHFNETVLTVWSAPNYCYRCGNVAAILELDEHLQKDFIIFEAAPQETRGIPSKKPVADYFL
- the TBX6 gene encoding T-box transcription factor TBX6, giving the protein MYHPRELYPSLGTGYRLGPPQPGVDSSFPPALAEGYRYPDLDTPKLDCFLSGIEAAPRTLAVPQPLPSALGTEPVPPAPEALHLLPGVSLSLENRELWKEFSSVGTEMIITKAGRRMFPACRVSVTGLDPEARYLFLLDVVPVDGARYRWQGRHWEPSGKAEPRLPDRVYIHPDSPATGAHWMRQPVSFHRVKLTNSTLDPHGHLILHSMHKYQPRIHLVRAAQLCSQHWGGVASFRFPETTFISVTAYQNPRITQLKIAANPFAKGFRENGRNCKRERDARVKRKLRGPEPGATKAYGSGDAPGGPCDSTLGGDVRESHPEQVPVPREAAPAPAPPRGGPSAEAYLLHPAAFHGAPSHLPARTPGFPEAPDSGRPAPYSTAFLELQPGPGGSGYPAAPPSAPFAPHFLQGGHFPLPYPGGYLDVGSKPMY
- the YPEL3 gene encoding protein yippee-like 3 isoform X2, which encodes MVRISKPKTFQAYLDDCHRRYSCAHCRAHLANHDDLISKSFQGSQGRAYLFNSVVNVGCGPAEERVLLTGLHAVADIHCENCKTTLGWKYEQAFESSQKYKEGKYIIELNHMIKDNGWD